One region of Hymenobacter sediminicola genomic DNA includes:
- a CDS encoding penicillin-binding protein, translated as MKGSVKKSIVTRVRLAFLGVCLFSCAVVWKISNIQFKEGERWRALEQERRVVYQPVFATRGTILADDGKSIMATSLPFFRVAWDPSVVDSETFHKDVDSLAIQLAHFFGDRSVSEYKRKLKNAKLAKPSVRYIRLNSRQINYQEKKELAQWPIFREGKNKGGVIFEKVDKRFRPFGGLAQRTIGFVNEDKNGAGLEFTFNRHLAGKDGEALFERLPGGNKPIYDGTEVKPIPGYDVQTTLDINLQDVAENALYKSLVDNNAQYGCVILMEVQTGAIKAVANLGKVADGVYREDYNYAIADQGRTEPGSTFKLASMMALFEENPEITLDDMVDTGNGRMYIGGAVKTDSHGYGKITVKQVFEKSSNIGVAVLVDRQFSKNPTRYTDHLKRFGLHKPLGFQMAGEARPYVKDPQDRSWSRTSLTTMSIGYELKLAPLQTLAFYNAVANGGVQVQPMIVREIKQADKVLERFEPVVLNPKICSDETLEKVKAMMEGVVTQGTARSIRSEDFSIAGKTGTAWKFKNGAYTKVYSTSFCGYFPADKPKYSCIVVVDSPKKGRIYGADVAAPVFREVADKAMARDAASQRPLLARAASLQKAKVPFVEAGMQDELRLVCEQIGVKNEAATPDEDWVRIATRKDSGAEALTLQPLPVRPGRVPNVTGLTLRDALFLLENRGLRVRTQGTGRVKAQSLAAGAAVRRGTVVTLALAPIGQRSGGPAAPVVAPASSQLEENKLLTPVDTDLDAKARALAAKAKARLAAANTTPATSQPKKKPEPKPSAKPAKPAKQVTQQATAAKPKKA; from the coding sequence ATGAAAGGAAGCGTAAAAAAATCCATCGTTACCCGCGTACGGCTGGCGTTTTTGGGCGTCTGCCTATTTTCGTGCGCCGTGGTCTGGAAGATTTCCAACATCCAGTTCAAGGAAGGGGAGCGGTGGCGCGCCCTGGAGCAAGAACGGCGGGTAGTATACCAGCCGGTGTTTGCCACGCGCGGCACTATTCTCGCCGACGACGGCAAAAGCATTATGGCTACGTCGTTGCCCTTCTTCCGGGTGGCCTGGGACCCCAGCGTAGTGGATTCGGAAACCTTCCACAAAGACGTCGATTCGCTGGCTATTCAACTGGCCCATTTCTTCGGCGACCGAAGCGTATCGGAGTACAAGCGCAAGCTGAAGAATGCCAAACTGGCCAAGCCTTCCGTGCGCTATATCCGCCTGAATTCCCGGCAGATCAACTACCAGGAAAAAAAGGAACTGGCACAATGGCCCATTTTCCGGGAAGGCAAAAACAAGGGCGGTGTAATCTTCGAGAAAGTGGATAAACGCTTCCGGCCATTTGGCGGGCTGGCGCAGCGCACTATTGGCTTCGTAAACGAGGACAAAAACGGCGCGGGTCTGGAATTCACCTTCAACCGCCACCTAGCCGGCAAAGACGGCGAGGCGCTGTTTGAACGGCTGCCTGGCGGCAACAAGCCCATCTACGACGGCACTGAAGTGAAGCCGATTCCCGGCTACGACGTGCAGACCACGCTTGACATCAACCTGCAGGATGTGGCCGAAAATGCGCTGTACAAGTCATTGGTAGATAATAATGCTCAATACGGCTGCGTGATTCTAATGGAAGTGCAGACTGGCGCCATCAAGGCCGTGGCAAACCTGGGCAAGGTGGCCGACGGCGTATACCGCGAAGACTACAACTACGCCATTGCCGACCAGGGCCGTACCGAGCCGGGTTCCACGTTCAAGCTGGCCTCGATGATGGCCTTGTTCGAGGAAAACCCGGAAATCACGCTCGATGATATGGTGGACACCGGTAACGGCCGCATGTACATCGGGGGAGCCGTGAAAACGGACTCACATGGCTACGGTAAAATCACAGTGAAGCAGGTATTTGAGAAGTCGTCGAACATTGGCGTGGCCGTACTGGTCGACCGGCAGTTCAGCAAGAACCCGACGCGCTACACCGACCACCTGAAGCGGTTTGGGCTACATAAGCCGCTGGGCTTTCAGATGGCCGGCGAGGCGCGCCCTTATGTGAAAGATCCGCAGGATCGGTCTTGGAGCCGCACTTCGCTTACTACCATGAGTATCGGGTATGAGCTGAAGCTGGCTCCGCTGCAGACGCTGGCCTTCTACAACGCTGTGGCCAATGGTGGGGTGCAGGTGCAACCCATGATTGTACGCGAAATCAAGCAGGCCGACAAAGTGCTGGAGCGGTTCGAGCCGGTGGTGCTCAACCCCAAAATCTGCTCCGACGAAACGCTGGAGAAGGTGAAGGCTATGATGGAAGGCGTCGTCACCCAAGGCACGGCCCGCAGCATTCGGTCCGAGGATTTCAGCATTGCCGGCAAAACGGGTACTGCCTGGAAATTCAAGAACGGGGCGTATACCAAAGTGTATTCTACCAGCTTCTGCGGCTATTTCCCCGCTGATAAGCCCAAGTACAGCTGCATTGTCGTGGTTGATTCGCCCAAGAAAGGCCGTATCTACGGCGCCGATGTGGCGGCTCCGGTGTTCCGGGAGGTAGCCGACAAGGCTATGGCTCGCGACGCGGCCAGCCAACGCCCGCTGCTGGCGCGCGCCGCCTCATTGCAGAAAGCCAAAGTGCCGTTTGTGGAAGCAGGCATGCAGGATGAGCTACGGCTGGTATGCGAGCAGATCGGGGTGAAAAACGAAGCTGCTACGCCTGACGAGGACTGGGTCCGCATTGCAACCAGAAAGGATAGCGGGGCCGAAGCCCTGACGCTGCAGCCGCTGCCCGTGCGGCCCGGCCGCGTGCCCAACGTCACGGGCCTCACGCTCCGCGACGCACTGTTTCTACTTGAAAACCGGGGCCTGCGCGTACGCACCCAAGGCACCGGCCGCGTAAAAGCGCAGTCGTTGGCGGCGGGAGCAGCCGTGCGGCGCGGTACCGTGGTGACGCTGGCGCTGGCGCCTATCGGGCAACGCTCCGGCGGCCCGGCAGCGCCGGTGGTTGCACCAGCATCCAGCCAGTTGGAAGAAAACAAGCTACTGACGCCCGTTGATACCGACCTGGATGCCAAAGCCCGGGCGCTGGCCGCCAAAGCCAAGGCCCGCCTGGCTGCTGCCAATACTACACCTGCTACGAGCCAGCCGAAAAAGAAGCCTGAACCCAAACCCAGCGCCAAACCGGCGAAACCTGCCAAACAGGTGACCCAGCAAGCCACTGCTGCCAAGCCCAAAAAGGCCTGA
- a CDS encoding FtsL-like putative cell division protein, whose translation MAINTIKPVASQPRSNVPRAVEPEPMVLPEPEVAPEPAPRPPKPPKAARPERLAAPRNSWSVFSLLERLTRMDGLFREGLPVRYLPHVLFVMFLILVYIGNTHYATRMNRGIQKLKLETEDLRADYTTLKSDYMEASKQSEVARKVAAYGLVESSSPPFRIEVPAGRIDEAALDLVPVLTADSLAARALRDSLRRAGPVGPLDSTTIEVGAPPVPIGTDATGAPAEPAPQPAATRRRR comes from the coding sequence GTGGCTATCAATACAATAAAACCCGTCGCCAGCCAGCCTCGCTCCAACGTGCCCCGCGCCGTGGAGCCGGAGCCTATGGTGTTGCCGGAACCCGAAGTGGCCCCAGAGCCTGCGCCCCGGCCACCTAAGCCTCCGAAAGCAGCGCGCCCGGAACGCCTCGCCGCGCCACGCAACTCCTGGAGCGTGTTTTCGCTGCTGGAGCGCCTTACGCGCATGGATGGCCTGTTTCGGGAAGGGCTGCCCGTGCGCTACCTGCCGCACGTGCTGTTTGTGATGTTCCTGATTCTGGTTTACATCGGCAACACGCACTATGCCACCCGCATGAACCGCGGCATCCAGAAGCTGAAGCTGGAAACCGAAGACCTGCGCGCCGACTATACTACACTGAAGTCGGACTATATGGAAGCCAGCAAGCAAAGCGAAGTAGCCCGTAAAGTGGCGGCCTATGGCCTCGTAGAAAGCTCCTCGCCGCCCTTCCGGATTGAGGTGCCAGCTGGCCGTATTGATGAGGCGGCTCTGGATCTGGTGCCCGTGCTGACCGCCGACTCGCTGGCGGCCCGCGCCCTGCGCGACTCCCTGCGCCGCGCCGGTCCTGTCGGGCCGCTCGACTCTACTACTATTGAGGTAGGCGCTCCGCCTGTACCCATCGGGACGGACGCTACCGGCGCTCCGGCCGAACCGGCGCCTCAGCCCGCTGCCACCCGTCGCCGTCGTTAA
- the rsmH gene encoding 16S rRNA (cytosine(1402)-N(4))-methyltransferase RsmH — protein MSTTPNNEYQNDTAYHRPVMLRECLEALDLQAGGRYVDVTFGGGGHSARILEHLSGEGHLYSFDQDADAEREAEKLARPQFTFIRANFRDLYTELQQYGALPVDSLLADLGVSSHQFDTPERGFSTRFDGPLDMRMNAEDGPTAADIINEYPEADLHRIFGMYGEVTNARTLAQTVAAARRGQTISTIAGLKKAIASCTPRGKENKYLAQVFQALRIEANDEMKALQEMLEQTAQVLRPGGRLVVMSYHSLEDRLVKNFMAKGKFFGEAEKDLFGHTNTPFEVLTRKPVEASADEIALNSRARSAKLRIAIRRPE, from the coding sequence ATGAGCACGACCCCAAATAACGAGTACCAGAACGACACGGCCTACCACCGGCCCGTGATGCTGCGCGAGTGCCTGGAGGCCCTGGACTTACAGGCCGGCGGCCGCTACGTGGATGTGACGTTTGGCGGCGGTGGCCACTCGGCTCGTATTCTGGAGCATCTGAGCGGCGAAGGCCACCTCTATAGCTTCGACCAGGATGCTGATGCCGAGCGCGAGGCCGAAAAGCTTGCCCGGCCCCAGTTTACCTTCATCCGCGCCAACTTCCGCGACTTATACACCGAATTGCAGCAGTATGGCGCGCTGCCCGTAGATAGCCTGCTGGCTGACCTGGGCGTATCTTCGCATCAGTTTGATACGCCGGAGCGTGGCTTCAGTACCCGTTTCGATGGACCGCTGGACATGCGCATGAACGCCGAGGACGGGCCCACCGCTGCTGATATTATCAACGAGTATCCGGAAGCCGACCTGCACCGCATCTTCGGCATGTATGGCGAGGTAACCAATGCCCGCACGCTGGCCCAGACGGTGGCTGCTGCCCGGCGCGGGCAAACCATCAGCACCATTGCCGGCCTGAAAAAAGCTATTGCCAGCTGCACGCCGCGCGGCAAAGAAAATAAGTACCTAGCCCAAGTGTTTCAGGCCCTGCGCATCGAGGCCAACGACGAAATGAAGGCGCTGCAGGAAATGCTGGAGCAAACGGCACAGGTGCTGCGCCCCGGTGGCCGGCTGGTAGTGATGAGCTACCACTCGCTGGAAGACCGGCTGGTGAAGAACTTCATGGCGAAAGGCAAATTCTTTGGCGAAGCTGAAAAAGACCTGTTCGGCCACACCAACACACCTTTCGAGGTGTTGACCCGCAAGCCGGTGGAAGCCTCCGCCGACGAAATAGCCCTGAACAGCCGCGCCCGAAGTGCAAAGCTGCGCATTGCCATAAGACGGCCGGAGTAA
- the mraZ gene encoding division/cell wall cluster transcriptional repressor MraZ gives MNLLSGEYDCKLDPKGRLVLPAKVKGSLPQASAGQLVLVRGFEPCLVLYPLEAWRVIHDKVMALDEFNEEYRQFQRNFFRGMTEVELDSIGRFMLPGSMRRYAGLEKEAIIVGLGNRCEIWDTARYDEYLIKDQQSFSKLAQKFLTNETGPGGSLAA, from the coding sequence ATGAACCTGCTCTCCGGCGAATACGACTGCAAGCTGGACCCGAAAGGGCGGCTGGTGCTGCCGGCCAAGGTCAAGGGCAGTCTGCCACAAGCCTCGGCCGGGCAGCTCGTGCTGGTGCGTGGGTTCGAGCCTTGCCTGGTGCTGTATCCGCTGGAGGCATGGCGCGTAATTCATGACAAGGTGATGGCGCTGGATGAGTTCAACGAGGAATACCGCCAGTTTCAGCGCAATTTCTTCCGGGGTATGACGGAGGTGGAACTGGACAGCATTGGGCGGTTTATGCTGCCCGGCTCCATGCGGCGCTACGCCGGCCTGGAGAAGGAGGCCATTATTGTGGGACTTGGTAACCGCTGCGAAATCTGGGATACCGCCCGCTACGATGAATACCTCATCAAAGACCAGCAGAGCTTCTCAAAGCTGGCCCAGAAATTCCTGACTAACGAAACCGGGCCTGGCGGCTCTCTTGCCGCATGA
- a CDS encoding FG-GAP-like repeat-containing protein produces MIIASTFVFARRISNPVSRVVRSARWGGLTAFLLLGQAGHGQNTVVSRAPARNATAAVRTAPVSATFSQAIASASAGNPRVFSSQRQGRRTGSVSGGGSRTLSFSPSYTLLPGELLSVSVPPTLLTASGGTPVTRQVYQFRAATGGTGRGYFTDSTTIGQAGTRNVLLGDVDGDGDLDMVSNAGLFSARIRLNNGTGQFGAGSSVVVAGDPAGLALADVDNDGDLDLLATDAQNATTAICLNNGSGEFIGSVFGAQNVPVGQRPVSVATGDIDADGDLDFVTANESGNSASISFNNGSGVFSAVTTVAVGQNPNTVTLADVDDDGDLDLLTTNGTSNTVSLRLNNGLGVFSGSGSVAVGTAPSDLALADLDADGDLDLLVTNASSGTVSLRLNSGGGIFGGTTELALSAGSTPSALSIGDVDADSDLDFVVAQGTGGAVSTFKNNGTATFTVQNTPLVVAGLQSSGVTLGDVDGDLDLDVVTVDGGTSTVVLGRNGQAPAPPRILSFAPGSAPMGSLVTLTGTDFTSASAVTFNGVPATSFTVLSASKLTVTVPAGATSGLLTVTTPLGVATSTTPFQLTLGIISALPARNALNVSRDANPTLTFGQSLAPATSTGVRVFGSRLGGRKAGTATTSGATFTFDPTQDFAPGEVVSVTVPGTVQSIGGLQAQKQVLQFTAAAGGTGQANFTALPSAPVGYNPIQVVLADVTGDGTLDLLTMLAYEMTVQVGLGNGRFGAADTLVQFSNFLDPNGISPVDFDADGDLDLLATFQTPSQGKVTTTWVNNGSGTFTRRQTLTTGSSEGPAVGDVDGDGDLDFVVSASVGSTTEIFTGINDGNGNFTLRALATGYASSEASYLALGDLDNDGDLDLVAGQNAISSLRIRLNDGLGNFGSPTEIMTGAYTEALQIADIDGDQDLDIIVSLFNSYSGNSNAVRIYLNNGQAVFSAGQVIPMGNNYSPSLVTGDVDADGDLDLAICGVGSNSLGIYRNDGAGTFASLSTLQGGWVAYGLTLGDVDGDSDLDLVNVTANGQTLDVFLNQAPAPTTLSFTPSTGPVGTSVIVTGTNFINVSQVEFNGLRATYVVDSPTQLTAVVPTGARTGPIRVVTGGGSITSTAVFTVLVPTPPVVTSYSPTRNAPGIPRTAPVVVSFSQNITAATATNLRVFGSQLRGQRPGTLTGAGTSTLTFRPTQNFAAGEQVSVSIPSSLLGPLGGSTVPQVLQFTIAASGTGRGQFVSRPVVATGAAPLEVAVADFNNDDHLDLLTVNTNSSTLSLRFGWGGGNFSGTTEVAATGVIRSVAVGDVDGDGDLDFAVGSFNTANTVAMYINNGSGQFAQTYAVPVAGSVYSLVLADINSDGSLDLVASSAMGWLSLRFNDGQGRFSGTTDLPATVECYGVNAGDLDNDGDLDLVAIIGSTPTAVTYFNDGEGNFTRSGFYALGNNNTLWQGKVRMGDLDRDGDLDFIVSTGPGSISQVVQLLNNGNGTFAPAQQLTLNYSSHDAALADVDADGDLDLLSINSSTYKIDVSLNNGSATFTRGSTITLSGDARALAIGDLDRDGDLDLVTAVTGNNSAGIYLNGGTVLKATAASAPSAELEGYPNPAHGFFTLRLAPELARNAVQLVLLDALGRQVQAHPLSRLPAHGETEVDVHSLSPGLYLLRVQLRDGRQLTQNMMLE; encoded by the coding sequence TTGATTATAGCCTCTACTTTCGTCTTTGCCCGTCGAATTTCCAACCCAGTTTCCCGCGTTGTTCGCAGTGCTAGATGGGGCGGCCTGACGGCTTTTTTATTACTTGGGCAGGCAGGTCATGGGCAGAACACGGTTGTTAGCCGTGCTCCGGCGCGCAACGCCACAGCCGCCGTCCGGACGGCGCCGGTCAGTGCTACTTTTTCCCAGGCTATTGCCTCGGCTTCGGCCGGCAACCCACGCGTGTTTAGCAGCCAGCGCCAGGGACGCCGGACTGGTTCGGTAAGCGGCGGCGGCAGCCGTACCCTTTCCTTTAGCCCGAGCTACACGCTGCTGCCGGGCGAGTTACTGAGCGTTAGTGTGCCTCCTACCCTGCTGACTGCCAGCGGTGGCACGCCCGTAACACGGCAGGTGTACCAGTTTCGGGCTGCTACCGGAGGCACTGGCCGCGGCTACTTCACCGACTCAACCACCATCGGCCAGGCGGGCACCCGCAACGTGCTACTAGGCGACGTAGATGGCGACGGTGACCTGGATATGGTCAGCAATGCGGGCTTGTTTTCCGCCCGCATCCGCCTCAACAACGGCACTGGGCAGTTCGGAGCTGGTTCTAGCGTGGTAGTAGCCGGCGACCCGGCAGGCTTGGCGCTAGCTGATGTAGACAACGATGGTGACCTGGACCTGTTGGCCACAGATGCCCAGAATGCCACCACCGCTATCTGCCTGAATAATGGCAGCGGAGAGTTCATTGGGTCGGTTTTCGGGGCGCAAAACGTGCCCGTAGGGCAACGGCCAGTTAGCGTGGCAACCGGTGATATTGATGCCGATGGCGACCTTGATTTTGTAACGGCCAATGAGTCCGGCAACTCGGCCAGCATCAGTTTCAACAACGGCAGCGGCGTTTTTAGCGCCGTTACCACAGTAGCTGTCGGCCAAAACCCCAACACCGTGACGCTGGCCGACGTGGACGATGACGGAGACCTGGACCTATTAACCACCAACGGCACCAGCAACACGGTAAGCCTCCGGCTCAACAACGGCCTGGGCGTATTCAGCGGCTCCGGCAGTGTGGCGGTTGGCACCGCTCCCAGCGACCTAGCCCTAGCGGACCTCGATGCCGACGGCGACCTAGATCTGCTGGTGACCAATGCCAGCAGCGGCACTGTGAGTTTGCGGCTCAACAGCGGAGGCGGCATATTTGGAGGTACTACCGAGTTGGCCCTGAGCGCAGGTAGCACGCCCTCGGCGCTGTCTATCGGGGATGTGGACGCCGACAGCGACCTGGACTTTGTGGTAGCACAGGGCACAGGCGGCGCGGTTTCAACCTTCAAAAACAACGGCACAGCCACTTTTACGGTGCAGAACACACCCTTGGTGGTAGCCGGCCTGCAATCCTCTGGCGTAACGCTCGGCGACGTAGACGGCGACTTGGATCTGGATGTGGTGACCGTAGATGGTGGTACCTCCACGGTAGTACTGGGCCGCAACGGGCAAGCACCTGCGCCCCCGCGCATTCTGTCTTTTGCGCCCGGAAGCGCCCCGATGGGCAGCCTTGTTACGCTTACCGGCACGGATTTTACTAGCGCCAGCGCCGTGACGTTTAATGGGGTTCCGGCTACATCGTTCACCGTACTATCGGCCAGCAAGCTCACGGTAACGGTTCCAGCCGGAGCTACCAGCGGCCTGCTGACGGTTACGACACCGCTGGGTGTGGCAACTTCTACTACGCCCTTCCAGCTTACACTAGGCATTATCAGCGCCCTGCCCGCGCGCAATGCCTTGAATGTAAGCCGCGACGCTAACCCAACCCTCACCTTTGGACAGTCCCTGGCCCCCGCCACGAGTACGGGCGTGCGGGTGTTTGGCTCGCGGCTGGGCGGGCGCAAGGCAGGCACAGCCACAACGAGCGGCGCCACCTTCACCTTCGATCCGACGCAGGACTTTGCGCCGGGCGAGGTAGTGAGCGTAACGGTGCCCGGCACCGTGCAAAGTATCGGTGGTCTGCAGGCGCAGAAACAGGTACTGCAATTTACGGCCGCGGCGGGCGGAACCGGGCAGGCCAATTTTACGGCCCTGCCTAGTGCTCCTGTCGGCTACAACCCTATTCAGGTGGTTTTGGCGGATGTGACCGGCGACGGCACCCTGGACCTGCTCACAATGCTGGCGTATGAAATGACGGTGCAAGTGGGATTGGGCAATGGCCGCTTTGGCGCCGCTGACACCCTGGTGCAGTTCTCAAACTTTCTAGACCCCAATGGCATCAGTCCCGTTGACTTCGACGCCGACGGCGACCTAGACCTGCTTGCAACGTTTCAAACACCCTCGCAAGGCAAGGTAACAACCACTTGGGTTAACAATGGCAGCGGCACCTTCACCCGGCGCCAGACACTGACTACGGGCAGCTCGGAGGGGCCGGCCGTGGGCGACGTAGATGGCGACGGCGACCTGGACTTCGTGGTGTCAGCGAGTGTGGGAAGCACCACGGAGATTTTTACGGGCATCAATGATGGCAACGGCAACTTTACGTTGCGGGCACTAGCCACCGGCTATGCATCGAGCGAAGCCAGCTACCTGGCCCTGGGCGACCTGGACAACGACGGCGACTTGGACCTTGTAGCAGGCCAGAACGCCATATCGTCCCTGCGTATTCGCCTGAACGATGGGCTAGGCAATTTTGGTAGCCCCACTGAAATCATGACGGGTGCCTATACTGAGGCGCTGCAGATAGCCGACATCGACGGCGACCAGGACCTGGATATTATTGTAAGCCTGTTTAACTCGTACTCGGGGAATTCCAATGCTGTACGAATCTACCTGAACAATGGGCAGGCGGTATTCAGTGCCGGGCAGGTGATACCCATGGGCAACAATTACTCGCCCAGCTTGGTCACTGGTGACGTGGACGCGGATGGCGACCTTGACCTGGCAATATGCGGCGTCGGATCTAATTCCTTGGGCATTTACCGCAACGATGGGGCCGGAACCTTTGCCTCCTTGTCTACACTGCAAGGTGGCTGGGTTGCCTACGGGCTTACGCTGGGTGATGTAGATGGGGATTCTGACTTGGACTTGGTCAACGTTACGGCCAATGGCCAGACGCTCGACGTTTTCCTGAACCAGGCCCCGGCTCCTACCACCCTGAGCTTTACGCCCAGCACCGGCCCAGTAGGCACAAGCGTAATCGTGACCGGCACTAATTTTATCAATGTCTCACAGGTGGAATTCAATGGGTTGCGCGCCACATATGTTGTCGATTCGCCAACGCAGCTAACGGCGGTAGTCCCCACGGGCGCCCGCACCGGTCCTATCCGAGTAGTAACTGGGGGCGGCTCCATTACCAGCACGGCCGTTTTCACGGTGCTGGTGCCCACACCACCAGTGGTAACGAGCTACAGCCCGACACGCAACGCCCCAGGCATTCCGCGCACGGCACCTGTGGTGGTGAGTTTCTCGCAGAACATTACCGCAGCCACGGCAACTAACCTGCGGGTATTTGGCTCGCAGCTGCGCGGGCAACGCCCCGGCACGCTCACAGGTGCCGGCACTTCCACCCTCACTTTCCGTCCTACTCAAAATTTTGCCGCTGGCGAACAGGTGAGCGTCAGCATTCCCAGCAGCCTGCTGGGGCCGCTGGGCGGCAGCACGGTACCGCAAGTGCTGCAGTTTACCATAGCAGCCAGTGGCACCGGGCGTGGCCAGTTTGTAAGCCGCCCCGTGGTAGCCACCGGTGCTGCCCCACTGGAAGTAGCTGTGGCTGATTTCAACAACGACGACCACCTGGATTTGCTTACCGTCAATACCAACAGCTCCACGCTGAGCCTGCGCTTCGGCTGGGGTGGCGGTAACTTCAGTGGCACAACCGAAGTGGCGGCCACGGGCGTAATTCGGTCGGTAGCCGTAGGCGACGTAGATGGCGACGGTGACCTGGACTTTGCCGTGGGCAGCTTCAACACCGCCAATACAGTAGCCATGTACATTAATAACGGCAGCGGGCAGTTTGCGCAGACCTACGCCGTGCCCGTGGCCGGCAGTGTATACAGCCTGGTGCTGGCCGACATCAACAGTGACGGCAGCCTAGACTTAGTAGCCAGCAGTGCCATGGGCTGGCTAAGTCTGCGCTTCAACGACGGGCAAGGCCGCTTCAGCGGCACGACCGACCTGCCGGCAACTGTAGAATGCTACGGCGTAAATGCTGGCGACTTGGATAATGATGGTGACCTGGATTTGGTAGCCATCATAGGCTCTACGCCCACAGCCGTCACCTATTTCAACGATGGCGAAGGCAACTTTACGCGGTCTGGCTTTTATGCCCTGGGCAACAACAATACTTTGTGGCAAGGCAAAGTGCGCATGGGCGACCTGGACCGCGACGGTGACCTAGACTTTATCGTTTCAACGGGTCCGGGGTCAATTTCTCAGGTTGTTCAGTTGCTCAATAACGGCAACGGCACTTTTGCGCCAGCCCAGCAACTCACCCTGAACTACTCAAGCCACGATGCCGCGCTGGCCGATGTGGATGCTGACGGCGACCTGGATTTGCTCAGCATCAATTCTTCCACCTACAAGATTGATGTTTCGCTGAACAATGGCTCCGCTACTTTCACTCGGGGCAGCACCATAACGTTAAGCGGCGACGCCCGCGCCCTAGCAATTGGCGACCTGGACCGGGACGGCGACTTGGATCTGGTGACGGCTGTAACGGGTAACAACAGCGCCGGCATCTACCTGAACGGTGGCACTGTGCTGAAGGCCACTGCTGCTTCCGCACCCTCAGCCGAGCTAGAGGGCTACCCCAACCCTGCGCATGGTTTCTTCACGCTACGCCTAGCCCCGGAACTGGCTCGAAACGCCGTCCAGCTGGTATTGCTCGACGCGTTGGGTCGGCAGGTGCAGGCGCATCCCCTAAGCCGGTTGCCGGCCCATGGCGAAACTGAAGTTGATGTGCACAGCCTTAGCCCTGGCCTCTACCTGCTCCGGGTGCAACTCCGTGACGGACGCCAGCTTACTCAAAACATGATGCTGGAGTAA
- a CDS encoding HYC_CC_PP family protein, with protein sequence MASPRPVSHRLFSLLLALLVLASSVGLTVLRHTCRESGHTSADVIFSTPKHGCPASKPVAEHAHSSQIKGACCDFSAHLHKLEVPSPELTWAKLLPSPLLAPAWLPATSWPTLASAPLVAQAAAWHAADSSPPPRAGRVLLTFISVLVV encoded by the coding sequence ATGGCATCCCCGCGTCCTGTCTCTCACCGGCTATTCAGCTTGCTACTGGCCCTGCTCGTCCTCGCCTCCTCGGTGGGCCTGACGGTGCTGCGCCATACGTGCCGGGAAAGCGGGCATACATCGGCGGATGTTATTTTCAGTACTCCCAAACACGGATGCCCCGCGTCTAAGCCGGTAGCAGAGCATGCCCACAGCAGCCAGATTAAAGGGGCCTGCTGCGACTTTAGTGCCCACCTGCACAAGCTGGAGGTACCTTCACCGGAACTGACCTGGGCCAAGCTGCTGCCCTCGCCGTTGCTGGCGCCCGCTTGGCTTCCGGCCACTAGCTGGCCTACTCTAGCTTCGGCTCCGTTGGTAGCACAGGCAGCCGCATGGCATGCGGCCGATAGTTCACCGCCGCCCCGGGCTGGCCGCGTGCTTCTCACCTTTATCAGTGTGCTAGTAGTCTAG